A region of the Gambusia affinis linkage group LG11, SWU_Gaff_1.0, whole genome shotgun sequence genome:
TCTTTAGCATTGTGATGACtgtgaaatataaacttaaTCTTTAAGTGTACACATTTGTTCAATTTTTACTCTtcagaaaccaacaaaatatgtttttgcactgAGCGGGAGCCACAATGATCTTTTGTAATTCCATCAGATTATGCAGCATATCTTCTTCATTCCAAACATTACATACtcattattacataaaaacatgctaccatgacttttgttttgaacaataacaGTTTCTGCACAGAGCAAATGAGCTGAACACATTCTTCAACAGGTTGAGTCCAGGAACaagttcatcatcatcatcctctcctGTCTGCAGCCAAACAGAAtctcatcctcctctgacccACAGCTTTCCTGTCGAACCTCAGATGTTCCATCTTCCACCTCAGTCATGGACTCTTCTGCTTCCACAAGTTTGTCTTCAACCACATCAGGAGACGCTGCTGCTCCCTTTGCCTCCACCTCCAACGTTTCTGTATCTAGAAGTCAGGTGAAGAAGCAGCCGGAGAGACTGAACAGGAACGAGGCTGCAGGTCCAGATGGTTTCAGTCCCAGAGTCCCTCTGTGGGATTCTGCAGCATCTCTTCAACCTTTGCCTGACCCAAGAAGAGGTTCCGTTGTTGTGGAAGACATCCTGCCTGGTTCCGGTACCAAAGAAAAGTCATAACGACTGTAGATCTGCAGCCACTTGCTGCAGATCTTGAAGTCTGCTGCTGAGAGTGTCATCTCTTCTGCTATCATCTGTTggtgcagcagcatcagagccaggaacCTCAAAAGGCTCAACAatctgataaagaaggctggattggttctggttctggttctgttctggagacgactgtggaacctctggagatgaagcaaagaaggattcttcataagaGTCAAGAAAGCGActctgaccatcctcttcatgagtCTGTATGGGGAAAACAGAGTATCATCAGTCAGAGGGTTCTTCAGGTTTGCTGCAACACAGACTGCTCATGCTTGGTTTGTTATTGAAGGACCTGCTTCACATGGTCCTTCTTTATTCTGTGTCCTCAGGTTCCCCCGGTTACATCAGGAAACTTCATCTCAGGATTTCCagcaggattttctgtgtccCTTCAGTCCTCTGTGTCTTCTCTCTCCTGATTGGTCCAGTGCTGCTGGTGATGCTGGAGAATCAACACATGATCAGACACACATTCCTTAATCTCTGTCTGAATAACAGATGATTGAAAGAGACTTTCTCATCAAGTCATCATGTCCTCACCTTTTCCACAATCTGTTACAGCCAGTAGATcagcaggtggagcaggtcTTCTTCTTTAATTGTTGGTCAACTCCAGTCATGGTACATGAGTTGACggagaaatgaaataaagagaaaacagaacagcgttaaaaaacagagaatatacagaaaaaaaaaagtttgatctaaatttcatccatatttaaaattgttactttggtaaaaatatgttttcttactttttttgtcaacagggttctcttatcttcctctATCTGACTGGtggtgttgaaggtggaggTTTACAGGTGGAGCAGGTTTCTGCTTTCATTGTTGGTCAACTCATGTCAAATGACACGAGTTgatgtagaaatgaaataaagagaaaagacaacagGGTTAACAAACAGAATATAAGTGGACAATAAAGAACAATTCTGAAATTTGACATCaatttcatccatatttaaaatTGCTAGCCagttaaaaaaaggtttttactttttttgttaacagggttctcttatcttcctccgTCTGACTGGtggtgttgaaggtggaggTTAACAGGATGAGGAGATCCAACCTGCAATGATCAGAGACATTATTGATCTGCCACCAGTATCATGTGAAGGTGGAAAGCAAAAACTTACAAGCAGTGTGAAAAACAAGGGATCCAGAAGGCAGGAACCACATGGACAACGATGAAAGGATCCAGCGATGAGCAGCTAAAAcctgaaagattaaaaactggGAGACTGGATTAGTAGAGGAACAGGACAGAATAATTTACTATATTGGAGAGCAGCGTGTTGGGAAGCACCACTATTACACCCTGAAACATGGGGGagctgagaggaaaacacaaagaagaagaaaagcccCAGTGCAAGACGCTACCTAAGGCTTCCTCAGGCTAACTAGAAACCCattgactttaataaaaaacatgagaggAATGATGACGTCCTAAAGTGACTTCCCAAACAGGTCTTCAGTTTTTACGGATCCCAATCTAATCAGAGTCACCTGACAAGTCGTAGTGAGGTCTAAACCACAAGTGTCTGGAACTCTCTCTTGCTGTAATTCCACTAGAGGTTGAAGGTATTGCTTCctcttctgcttcctcttcaGTATCCATCCCGAAACGGAAGTCAGGGGACGAACAATTTGAATCTGGAAAGTGTGTTGATGATGGACTGACAAGGGGAGACAGAATGGGATCCTCACATGGCATCCATGGTAAGAGACCGAAAACACTGGGTGACAAAATGGGATCTTCACAGTGAGTCAATGTTGAGGGACTGAGGACGGGGGATGAGAAAACAGGACTTTTACAGGAGGGACTGAGGATAGGGGATGACAGTCCAGGATCCTCACACGACATCAAAGGTGAGAGACAGAGGACAGGTGGTAACACAACGGGATCTTCATATTCCATCTCTTGGGAGGGGAAGGACTGGACAATAGACTTGATGGCAAGCTCCAATTCAGTAACAGTCTGCCTAGACCTCTTGGCTGGGGGCTgctcttcatcatcactgttctttctcctcttcccgTTTATACCAGTCACAGATGTCACATGAGCCGCGTCCTCTTTCAAACCTACCTGATGACTAGGTTGTGATGGTGGGTCGTCATCCTTCGCAGCATCCACCTTCTTCGTTGTTCTCTCAGTGGGGCTGGAAGTCAAAGAAGCCCTGTCCTCTTCCAAACCAACCTGAGGATGTTGCAAGGTACCAATAGGACTGGACTTCTCTGGACGCAAAATGGGCTCTTCCTGTTTGTCAAGTCCAGATGGGAATTCAAGACAAGTAGAAGGAGCCATGTCTTCTTGGGGCTTCTGAGCCACCCCAATGTCttgtatatatttgaaattatgGGGAAGAATCTCAGGCAGCTGCAACGCAACATTGGCAAGGACCACTGGGCTACTGTCACCGGAGCCCAGCTGATCAACCGTCGATTTCAGACGTTCCAATGCCTGTTCAAGCACGCCGATGCCCCACAGGAATTTAATGTTTGGTTGAACGACCTGGACAACCCGAAATCGGGATCTAAAGTCCTGGTCTCCATTACCTACCTCATCTTCACTGGAGCTGGTAGAAGAGCTACCAGTGGAGCTAGAAGAAGAGCTACTAGTGGAGCTAGAAGAAGAGCTACCAGTGGAGCTAGAAGAAGAGCTACTAGTGGAGCTAGAAGAAGAGCTACCAGTGGAGCTAGAAGAAGAGCTACCACTGGAGCTAGAAGAAGAGCTACCAGTGGAGCTAGAAGAAGAGCTACCAGTGGAGCTAGAAGAAGAGCTACCAGTGGAGCTAGAAGAAGAGCTACCGGTGGTGCTGGTAGAACAGTCCTCAGGCTGTGGAGGTGAACTATACCTCAACTCCTCTCCATGGTCTTCAGAAACCATGTTCGCTCCATTTAAACACAACTTACCGTCTTCCTTACCATTATCTGGAAGTCCCTCCAACATCGGGGATCCATCCGCTGGAAGCTCCATGGTATgggctgtgaagaaaaaaaacaaagcaaaaagctaTAATAATGTATCttgtaaaaatcacaaaagtccAAAGCAATGTTTAGAGGGAACACTGAAATACCAACAATACAATAACCCAggtttgtgaatgtgtttgtttttcttgaatatatttaattaacaatatTAATGCTATGCTAGATGTGATTATACAACAAGAACGGGAATtaagagattaaataaataaacttaactttagtcacagaaaataacaaaaaacacaattttacataaaaaccaGAACAAACTCTAAAACTCAATGATCAAACACGTATAGACCATCACCACTCAGACAAACAAACTTGCAGCTTCATCTTGGTACCAATCAAtcattaaacacaataaatcaaatttagatttattggTAATTCATTCCTAGCCATAAACTCttaaacatttgtaaacataaattaaagagCTATACACTGtgtttatgactttttaaaggCTAATGAAACACTTGTAGTCTTAGATTGTGCCATTAGTGTGAATCAAATAAAACCCTGCAACAAGTTACTCAGTTTCTATAACAACCCATCCTCACAAATCTTTGATGCTACAGATACATTTTATCATTCTTAATAATAGCCAGGATAAGATACGTGATGCTTTCATTACTATTATACTTCAATCACTGCTTACACaactttaatactttaaaaccatcaaagtttaaaaaaaaaaaaatgtttccaatagCATTTATAAATGACCAAAATCTTAATTGTAGATAATCAAACTAAAGTTATCACAGCCACAGCTACTCTGACACCCCATCAGTAATACCTTCATACTCCCACATTTAGCCTACAGCAGAAATGTACatctataaaattaaaactttatacaTGTACATCTTTTAAAGTAGGGATCTACATAATCAGGCCGACATTAGTGGCCTTTCCTCCGTTTCCAGGGGCTCCtacaaaaaatgaaactgtttatttggTTTAGAAACCCATATCCAGTGTTAAAATGGCCATTATATTTTGCCTGGAGATaagccaaaaaaaattattaaaataatacagtAATCTGATaagataaaaagttttccaATCACCACATCACTATTAATATTGTTGactatttctgaaaatgtgatcAGCGTGAAAATTTATTACAGCTCCAAACATGCAAAGGACCAACACAGCATTtgtaaaaaactaattattcaaaactcctctttcttaaaaaataaaactaaacaataataagtttaaatataaactaaactaCTTAGAAATAATACTAGagaaatatatatctaaaaacttttttaatattcaagtATTCAGGATTTATTTGATCGTATCCAAGGAGACCAAATGTGTTATTGAGGCATTTTTTGAAACCTGGACCAGACACTGATTACTTATTCCAaagatctgaataaaacaaaacagatcttctaaaaccacaaataacttttaaaacacataaacaatgtCAAACCCTGCAATCCCCCCAAGATTTTAACTAACAAAtgaatgattgtttttctaatgaattttaacattcaataacttctgaaaataataCGTCACTAAAATACAATGGAACAAAAGACTGTGTATCTGGTCTTGAGTAATtacaataaactaaataatttagttactttGTGAAATCGACAGGCACACATTGATTGTTCTTTAATGACtttttataagaataaagttgtgtgtTGTGATTTAATCAATGTATCCATGGAGACTACATATACCACATTGTTCAAAATGCTGGTTCCAAAACTtctttcaaaccaaaacaactacAAACAGCATTACTGACATTTTCCTAAATGTCAAATAACTACAATATGAATCACAATACTAATTCAATTAACTCACAAATATGTTGCAGCcctaaaatgcaaattaaaccGTCCTAAACAAAGAGTAGGAATTaatcaaagctgattttaaccaactcaaataatgttttttttgtttttttttaattaattcacccatttagaaaaactaaacaaacataTTAAAGTCTATCATTAAATAGGAGGAGGCACATGTCTGCAAAgtcttcatttctttattttttagtgaagtcattttaaataatgtcaccAATGTATCCATGGAAACTAAATATGTTTGTCTAGGCATTtatcaaaaagataaaaaatggacaaagaacCATCCAGTTTACCAAGAATTAGACTCCAAAGTCATCAAAGctgattttcacaaataaatcattattttgtttgtgaaaattagctttgatttgattgatgtTAGTGTCCTAGCAAACCTAGTCTGATGTCattaccatggaaaccaagTATAATTTTAagggcatttttcaaaaaaaaaaataaaataaataaactaaaggcTGAGAATTGGACAGAAATCTGACTGTTTTTTCAAACCAACAACAATTTTTCTTAAACACTAATGCTATAATATCCGAAGTATTTATCCATAAATGTCAATAAGCGAACACATAagtcacaaaacaatttaaattaactcacaAATTAGTTTCACCCCACAAATGGAAAAGAGACCTATAAAAgctatttatttcaaagaaatcatCAAAATTTCAAAGAATTGGACACCAAAGTCATCAAACCTGATACTCTTAGATTAAATatcaccatttttgtttttttacaatcaaTTCAACCATGTTTCCTGGCTATGCTAACGAAAAacgtaaagaaaaacatatcaaCATGTCCcaatcttgaaaaaaataatgaaactgaacaattaaaatatagGCTATTATAAggacaaatacaattttttaaattttaaaaaaaaataataatattaaatatttaaggcaTTTCATTTAGCGTATCCATGGAAACTGAGTGTTTATCAcggcatttttcaaaaaataacggtcaaaaaacaagctaatttttCAGGAATTTGACgttaatttaactaatttaactataattcagtaaaatacatatatttattaaatcacTACCCACAGTTTAACATTCCTGACATTTCCAGCGaaattcagttcagaaaaagGCTCATTAGTTAAGAACGATCTATGCTAGCAAAGAATGCTACTCGtctttttttctacagcagtctgtatttcttcaaaacacacacacaaacacaaaataaactaaacaagtCACTAATATCGTTGTAATAACTTGCTTtcgtttattaaaaatagtagaaGAGTGATGTTAACCTTCCAGCTGTTCACCCTGCTGGTCCTTCTCCTGGCCAGGAACCGTCTTTCGCAGCTTTGGTAACCACGGGCTTCTTCAGCAAGTGCGTATTTCAGCAAGTGCTTCTTCAATAACTTTTGCACAGCAGACTTCTCGACAAGCTCAAACCTTCCGAGGCTTTAAAGGCTCCTTCAGGCGTCTCTCTCAAAAGTCCCGTCGCAAAGGGGAACGAATTCAGAAGGTCAACGTCATTTATAGGGTTGAGAACGCTAACGTCGTTTCCATGACTTTCATTGACGAACGCACGCACTGGTGCGTGAGAgaaattggaaaacaaataatgcagattttgttttcttttgaaatgttttagtgttacttggagcattttttaaaacggaattttttactttgtcttttcgtgtcaatatttgtaaaaacaaaaacccaaatattctaccagtttataaaatgtataattacttTACCAAAAAAATGCCTTTACAGAAAATCTCAGTGACAGGACCTATAAATGAAACTACATGTATTTATACTTatctaatgtaaaataaatttatacaaTAGATAACTAttataaacactttttattgtgtATAATAGCATTTTATAAGCAGTtaataacttaatttaattgAGATGCTTCGCTTTGAAAATAATTACGCTTAtagtgaaaaaggaaaaggaaagaattcAAACCCGGAATCACACGTCACAGATTGACGTCAATGACCGCCTGAAACAGAGTCTTTGAATGTAGGCCTTCTGCGATCATTTGGTCgctaatcattttctttgtcttgcagGTAAATGCTTGTTAACAGAAAGGCCATTAATGAAAGGTTATCCTTTCTAAAATGGACGAGCATCGGTATGCAGGAtacaaaaaagagaatttttagtCCGGGTCTTTATGTAAAGGCCTGTATGAAAAGCAGGATGATAtgtggcctctgattggctcagctgGGTATTGGCGTTAAATGAAGGCAATTTGTGTCACGTGACTAAACTTTAATAGTCACGTGACATGTGATATAGATATATCTTGTTACTAAATAGATATATAAATCTACAtcgtattatttttttacacagtttctGAATGTAGACTGTATAAGATCTTCATTTTATACAGTTTTTCTGCGATAATTATCTGCGATAGTTTAgtcactttgtcttttatttgtcgtgtcaatatttgtaaaaacagaaacccaaatattctaccagtttataaaatgtataattaccTTACAAAATATAATTGCATAAAATTTTACAGACAGGGCCTATAAATGGAAGTATATACATTTATACTGTTCTAATGTATAGTTAACTTATATATTAAATGTGTTATTCACAACTTATATAGTGTATAATAACATTATATAAGCtgttaataaatgattttaaccGAGATTCTTAGCTTTGAAAATAAGCTAAGAACACAACAACCCAATAACTCCACTAAATCTAACAAAACTAGATAACTTCACATTATAACAAGCAATCCAAAACAGAGATATAAGGAACATAAATATGAACCAAAAAGGAAAGACGAGGCCACATTACCACATAAACTTtaagtgaaaaaggaaaaggaaagaattcAAACCCCGAATCACACGTCACAGATTGACGTCAATGACCGCCTGAAACAGAGTCTTTGAATGTAGGCCTTCTGCGATCATTTGGTCgctaatcattttctttgtcttgcagGTAAATGCTTGTTAACAGAAAGGCCATTAATGAAAGGTTATCCTTTCTAAAATGGACGAGCATCGGTATGTAGGAtacaaaaaagagaatttttagcCCGGGTCTTTATGTAAAGGCCTGTATGAAAAGCATGAGGATATGTGGCCACTGATTGGCTCAGCTGGTTGTTGGTGTTAAATGACGGTGGTCTGTGTCATGTGACTAAACTTGAATAGTCACGTGACATGTGATATAGATGTAGGATGTTGCTATATagaaatagatatttaaatctTCATCACAGTATTTTTTATACAGTCTTTGAAGGTAGACTGTATAATATCTTCATTTTATATCTGCGATAATATAGTCACTGCGATAATTATCTGCGATTATTTAGtgactttctcttttctttgtcgtgtcaatatttgtaaaaacaaaatgcaaaatattctACTAGCTTATATAATGTGTAATttcaatatataaaatacatactTATGTAATATATAAGCTGTTAATGACTTAATTTAACTGAGTTGCTTCtctatttgaaaataaactttaagttaaaaaggaaaaggaaagtatTCAAACCTCGAATCACACGTCACAGATTGACGTCAATGACCGCCTGAAACAGAGTCTTTGAATGTAGGCCTTCTGCGATCATTTGGTCgctaatcattttctttgtcttgcagGTAAATGCTTGTTAACAGAAAGGCCATTAATGAAAGGTTATCCTTTCTAAAATGGACGAGCATCGGTATGCAGGacacaaaaaagagaatttttagcCCGGGTCTTTATGTAAAGGCCTGTATGAAAAGCAGGATGATAtgtggcctctgattggctcagctgGTTGTTGGCGTGAAATGACGGCGGTCTGTGTGAtgtgaataaactttaatagtCACGTGACATGTGATATAGATATATGATGTTGCTATATAGAAATAGATATCtaaatcttcattgtagtattttttttatacagtcttTGAATGTATATTTATGTAATATAGTCAGTGCGATAATTATCTGCAATAATTTAGTCACATtgtctatatttgtaaaaacaaaaacacaaatattctaccagtttataaaatgtataattaccTTACAGGAAATCTCAGTAACAGGTCCTATAACTGgaagtatatatatttatacgaATATAAAGTATAATTAACTTATGCATTATATAAGNNNNNNNNNNNNNAGTTCAACCTGTCATTAACAAAAATCTATCAATTAAATTGCACTGGATTATCCCTCTAACAGCTGATTGACACCAAATTTGGTTATGTGTTGAAAAACGTTGGGGGGTCAGAGGGGATCTTTGATCTTTGATGACCTCCGAAAACATCCGTCTTTAAAATGAGAGCGGCAGAAACAACATCTTTTAGTCGCACAAAGGTTTGACACCAATTTCCCTCAGGTTGCCGCTAGGACCTGGCATTGGGCGGCAAAGACGACGAGTCGCTTGGTGGCAGCTGAAACGCAAAACACTTTCGAGATTTTGATTTTCCTAGCTGCTCCATCGGGGGAAACATAGGTAGCGATAAGTGAACCTTAGTGAGCATAATAAATAGCGATGGGGACACTGGAGAGCTGCATAGCGTTTCTCCTTAGCTAGCAACAAGACAGCGGAGGAGCAGAGGAGGCTGACAGACGTCCACCCACTGAGGGAGAGAGACGGGACCAGTGTGTTATGGTAAGGTTACTGGGGTTGTTAACAGGGGCCCCTAATCCTGGGGCCGGGTTGTAATCCTGCCACTGGTCGGCCATGGACTTCGACCCTGATGGCACGTGCGTCTAAGGACCCCCTCAACACACACTTACCCGGGTCACACACACCCCCTCAacaccacacacacagctgaggAGACACAGCAGCTGAGACAGCAAAGGCCGCCattaaacacaacacacacacaaaccggCAGACGTAAAATATGCACCCCAACACAATGATGATGAAGGTAcaactcacacacacgcacacacacaggcagctGATGGCGCGGCGGCGGCcttacaacaacaaacagttGAGCTACTAGAAATACCACAGCGAGAGCTGAAACCGGAGGCCTGGAAACTGAAATCAACACAAAACTCGTCCTGCAGATTCCAGCAGCGCAAAGAACCgacagaaaaatgacaaacatttttattggcaGGCGGACGGCGGGGACGATCGAGCTTTCCGTACGCCGTCGCTGATCGCACTCGCAACCGGAGACGTCGCTGTCGTCTGATTCCTCACTACAAGTCGTGAAATGTTCCTCTAGACGATCCTGAGCTGCGACTGAATACATCTAGATGCATCCCGAGCGTCAGCAGCTACGTTTCCAGTATAAACGTGCACAAAACTCTGTCCACATTCCACTGGAGTCAAAAAACTCACCATTAAAAATTAAACGCAACGTGGATAGGTTTGTTCCCATTGTgagtcataaataaaaataaaaacatgcagcgcCGTCGTCCTccgaccacttcctgtcgtcttcttcgtcttttcag
Encoded here:
- the LOC122839859 gene encoding protein AF-9-like isoform X1, giving the protein MELPADGSPMLEGLPDNGKEDGKLCLNGANMVSEDHGEELRYSSPPQPEDCSTSTTGSSSSSSTGSSSSSSTGSSSSSSTGSSSTSSSEDEVGNGDQDFRSRFRVVQVVQPNIKFLWGIGVLEQALERLKSTVDQLGSGDSSPVVLANVALQLPEILPHNFKYIQDIGVAQKPQEDMAPSTCLEFPSGLDKQEEPILRPEKSSPIGTLQHPQVGLEEDRASLTSSPTERTTKKVDAAKDDDPPSQPSHQVGLKEDAAHVTSVTGINGKRRKNSDDEEQPPAKRSRQTVTELELAIKSIVQSFPSQEMEYEDPVVLPPVLCLSPLMSCEDPGLSSPILSPSCKSPVFSSPVLSPSTLTHCEDPILSPSVFGLLPWMPCEDPILSPLVSPSSTHFPDSNCSSPDFRFGMDTEEEAEEEAIPSTSSGITARESSRHLWFRPHYDLSGDSD
- the LOC122839859 gene encoding uncharacterized protein LOC122839859 isoform X2, with the protein product MELPADGSPMLEGLPDNGKEDGKLCLNGANMVSEDHGEELRYSSPPQPEDCSTSTTGSSSSSSTGSSSSSSTGSSSSSSTGSSSTSSSEDEVGNGDQDFRSRFRVVQVVQPNIKFLWGIGVLEQALERLKSTVDQLGSGDSSPVVLANVALQLPEILPHNFKYIQDIGVAQKPQEDMAPSTCLEFPSGLDKQEEPILRPEKSSPIGTLQHPQVGLKEDAAHVTSVTGINGKRRKNSDDEEQPPAKRSRQTVTELELAIKSIVQSFPSQEMEYEDPVVLPPVLCLSPLMSCEDPGLSSPILSPSCKSPVFSSPVLSPSTLTHCEDPILSPSVFGLLPWMPCEDPILSPLVSPSSTHFPDSNCSSPDFRFGMDTEEEAEEEAIPSTSSGITARESSRHLWFRPHYDLSGDSD
- the LOC122839859 gene encoding uncharacterized protein LOC122839859 isoform X3, encoding MELPADGSPMLEGLPDNGKEDGKLCLNGANMVSEDHGEELRYSSPPQPEDCSTSTTGSSSSSSTGSSSSSSTGSSSSSSTGSSSTSSSEDEVGNGDQDFRSRFRVVQVVQPNIKFLWGIGVLEQALERLKSTVDQLGSGDSSPVVLANVALQLPEILPHNFKYIQDIGVAQKPQEDMAPSTCLEFPSGLDKQEEPILRPEKSSPIGTLQHPQVGLKEDAAHVTSVTGINGKRRKNSDDEEQPPAKRSRQTVTELELAIKSIVQSFPSQEMEYEDPVVLPPVLCLSPLMSCEDPGLSSPILSPSCKSPVFSSPVLSPSTLTHCEDPILSPSVFGLLPWMPCEDPILSPLVSPSSTHFPDSNCSSPDFRFGMDTEEEAEEEAIPSTSSGITARESSRHLWFRPHYDLSGDSD